In Melanotaenia boesemani isolate fMelBoe1 chromosome 18, fMelBoe1.pri, whole genome shotgun sequence, the following proteins share a genomic window:
- the armc3 gene encoding armadillo repeat-containing protein 3 isoform X1, with product MLYGPHLFYESQQMEKKSRKASANPRKETFEPLPVESKTPTTAVLLLSSPEEDILLKACEAIYAFAEKGDENKVSLLRLGALHPLCRLITHSNRLVRRNALMALGIMATNGHIKSALKKLNVIPSIVEKLFAEEETVVHEFATLCLAALSVDFVCKVQIFENNGLPLLIHLLSSSDPDVQKNSVEIIFNLVQDYQSRQAVHKLGGIPPLLELLKSDFPIIQRLALKVLQNITTDGDTCNSFREYQGYEKLMDILNNMNLSDLHAEALQVVANCLSESETIQLIHNGGGLTRLMEFILIPNLPQIQSTAVKCFARMAQSCESRKLLHEQGVEKVLVQLLSVSDVSVMVSTCQAVAAMSFYPASKESFRDLGTIPAVVQFLSSESLVLREAATQALTSLTHDNQLNALAVYEAGGHEILIQQLYGSCLKTVAYSAATLCNIAEQEITRSSILSYGAIEALVELLTCKDTEVLVNTILCVAALVCDKEARTKLQRAGGLQPLVSLLRSNHKDVLHNACFAVNVCASDKPTAVEMCKFGALEILQEISQSVNRRNSFSELAMASLLNSNLSVKYSLTGHLSSTDIITDGFYDAGKACSSQRVLTLEELSKKPVDQHRAIIVINIATEESVDVPQDRQSNRSESDVSSKKDQRTARRKKEEDKQKNQAHCESPSLRAQNMTGDVSLQLLVKEAKESILPLNDERKQYAALARLVSGAMGGEVPVEKLHEFSWVLHLSELKFQLQSNVVPIGLISKGIYCHRALLFKCLADCIGMSCTLVRGEYNRAWNEVFLFSENPSNNHSSSPPSLYIVDLMHQPGNLLALNSPAALKYQTI from the exons ATGCTGTATGGACCTCATTTGTTTTATGAGTCACAGCA gatggaaaaaaaatcgaGAAAAGCTAGCGCAAACCCACGCAAGGAAACG TTTGAGCCGCTACCTGTAGAGAGCAAAACCCCAACAACTGCAGTGTTGTTGCTGAGCTCACCAGAGGAGGACATATTATTAAAAGCGTGCGAAGCAATCTATGCATTTGCAGAAAAAG GAGATGAGAACAAGGTTTCTCTGTTAAGACTTGGGGCATTGCATCCTCTCTGCAGGCTCATAACTCACAGCAACAGACTGGTCAGACGCAACGCCCTCATGGCCCTGGGCATTATGGCCACCAATG GTCATATAAAAAGTGCTCTGAAAAAATTAAACGTCATTCCGTCAATTGTAGAAAAACTCTTTGCTGAAG AGGAGACAGTTGTCCATGAGTTTGCGACACTATGTCTTGCCGCTCTGTCAGTGGATTTTGTCTGCAAGGTCCAGATCTTTGAGAACAATGGCCTACCACTTTTAATCCACCTCTTATCCAGCTCAGACCCAGATGTTCAGAAGAACTCAGTCGAGATCATCTTCAACTTAGTTCAG GACTACCAAAGCCGCCAGGCAGTACATAAATTAGGTGGGATCCCTCCACTTCTGGAGCTGTTGAAGTCAGACTTCCCTATCATTCAGCGTCTGGCTTTAAAGGTGCTGCAGAATATCACTACTGATGGAGATACATGCAACTCCTTTAGAGAATATCAAGGATATGAGAAGCTCATGGATATCCTCAATAACATG aATTTAAGTGACCTACATGCTGAGGCCTTACAAGTAGTGGCTAACTGTTTGAGTGaaagtgaaactatacagctgATTCACAATGGTGGTGGACTGACAAGGCTGATGGAATTCATTCTCATCCCCAATTTGCCTCAGATCCAGTCCACTGCAGTAAAATGCTTTGCTAGGATGGCTCAGAGTT gTGAGAGTCGTAAATTGCTCCATGAGCAGGGTGTAGAGAAAGTGCTGGTGCAGCTTCTCTCTGTATCTGACGTCAGTGTGATGGTATCTACCTGTCAGGCTGTGGCTGCTATGAGCTTCTACCCTGCCAGCAAAGAAAGCTTCAGGGACTTGG gtaCTATTCCTGCTGTGGTACAATTCCTGAGCAGTGAAAGCTTGGTGCTGAGAGAGGCAGCGACACAAGCCCTCACAAGCCTCACACATGACAACCAACTCAATGCCCT TGCAGTATATGAGGCAGGGGGGCATGAGATCCTCATCCAGCAGTTATATGGAAGCTGTCTAAAGACAGTGGCCTATTCTGCTGCCACACTTTGCAACATAGCAGAACAGGAGATTACCCGATCCAGCATCTTGTCATATGGAGCCATAGAGGCCCTGGTTGAGCTCTTAACGTGCAAAGATACAGAAGTTCTAGTCAATACCATTCTGTGTGTAGCAGCACTGGTCTGTGATAAAGAAGCCAGGacaaag CTGCAAAGAGCTGGAGGCCTTCAACCTTTGGTCAGTCTGCTACGTTCCAATCACAAGGACGTGCTGCACAATGCATGCTTTGCAGTGAATGTTTGTGCCAGCGATAAGCCCACTGCTGTGGAGATGTGCAAGTTTGG AGCTCTTGAAATACTTCAGGAAATCAGCCAGTCAGTAAATCGAAGAAACAGTTTCAGCGAGTTAGCCATGGCCAGCCTGCTGAATTCCAACTTGTCTGTTAAATACAGCCTGACAGGACATTTGTCCTCCACCGATATCATTACTGATGGCTTCTACGATGCTGGGAAg GCTTGTTCGAGTCAGAGGGTTCTGACTTTAGAAGAACTGTCCAAGAAGCCAGTGGACCAACACCGAGCCATAATTGTTATCAACATTGCAACAGA AGAGTCAGTAGATGTGCCACAAGACAGACAAAGCAACCGATCAGAATCAGATGTCAGCAGCAAGAAAGACCAAAGAACAGCAAG gagaaaaaaagaggaggacaaacagaaaaatcaggCCCACTGTGAGTCTCCATCATTGAGAGCACAAAACATGACTGGAGATGTCTCCTTGCAACTGCTGGTGAAAGAGGCCAAGGAATCCATCCTCCCTCTGAATGATGAGCGAAAGCAGTATGCTGCCCTGGCCAG GCTGGTGAGTGGAGCCATGGGTGGAGAGGTGCCAGTGGAAAAGCTACATGAATTCTCATGGGTACTGCACCTTAGTGAACTCAAGTTTCAGCTCCAATCTAATGTTGTTCCCATTGGTTTGATCAGCAAGGGAATCTACTGCCATAGAGCACTTCTGTTCAAG TGTCTCGCAGACTGCATTGGAATGAGCTGCACCCTGGTAAGGGGTGAGTACAACCGGGCATGGAACGAAGTTTTCCTCTTCAGTGAGAATCCCTCCAACAATCACAGCTCTTCACCTCCCTCCCTCTACATAGTGGATCTCATGCACCAGCCTGGAAATTTACTGGCACTCAATAGCCCCGCTGCCCTCAAGTATCAGACTATATAG
- the armc3 gene encoding armadillo repeat-containing protein 3 isoform X2 — MKMKTSTEIADMMEKKSRKASANPRKETFEPLPVESKTPTTAVLLLSSPEEDILLKACEAIYAFAEKGDENKVSLLRLGALHPLCRLITHSNRLVRRNALMALGIMATNGHIKSALKKLNVIPSIVEKLFAEEETVVHEFATLCLAALSVDFVCKVQIFENNGLPLLIHLLSSSDPDVQKNSVEIIFNLVQDYQSRQAVHKLGGIPPLLELLKSDFPIIQRLALKVLQNITTDGDTCNSFREYQGYEKLMDILNNMNLSDLHAEALQVVANCLSESETIQLIHNGGGLTRLMEFILIPNLPQIQSTAVKCFARMAQSCESRKLLHEQGVEKVLVQLLSVSDVSVMVSTCQAVAAMSFYPASKESFRDLGTIPAVVQFLSSESLVLREAATQALTSLTHDNQLNALAVYEAGGHEILIQQLYGSCLKTVAYSAATLCNIAEQEITRSSILSYGAIEALVELLTCKDTEVLVNTILCVAALVCDKEARTKLQRAGGLQPLVSLLRSNHKDVLHNACFAVNVCASDKPTAVEMCKFGALEILQEISQSVNRRNSFSELAMASLLNSNLSVKYSLTGHLSSTDIITDGFYDAGKACSSQRVLTLEELSKKPVDQHRAIIVINIATEESVDVPQDRQSNRSESDVSSKKDQRTARRKKEEDKQKNQAHCESPSLRAQNMTGDVSLQLLVKEAKESILPLNDERKQYAALARLVSGAMGGEVPVEKLHEFSWVLHLSELKFQLQSNVVPIGLISKGIYCHRALLFKCLADCIGMSCTLVRGEYNRAWNEVFLFSENPSNNHSSSPPSLYIVDLMHQPGNLLALNSPAALKYQTI; from the exons gatggaaaaaaaatcgaGAAAAGCTAGCGCAAACCCACGCAAGGAAACG TTTGAGCCGCTACCTGTAGAGAGCAAAACCCCAACAACTGCAGTGTTGTTGCTGAGCTCACCAGAGGAGGACATATTATTAAAAGCGTGCGAAGCAATCTATGCATTTGCAGAAAAAG GAGATGAGAACAAGGTTTCTCTGTTAAGACTTGGGGCATTGCATCCTCTCTGCAGGCTCATAACTCACAGCAACAGACTGGTCAGACGCAACGCCCTCATGGCCCTGGGCATTATGGCCACCAATG GTCATATAAAAAGTGCTCTGAAAAAATTAAACGTCATTCCGTCAATTGTAGAAAAACTCTTTGCTGAAG AGGAGACAGTTGTCCATGAGTTTGCGACACTATGTCTTGCCGCTCTGTCAGTGGATTTTGTCTGCAAGGTCCAGATCTTTGAGAACAATGGCCTACCACTTTTAATCCACCTCTTATCCAGCTCAGACCCAGATGTTCAGAAGAACTCAGTCGAGATCATCTTCAACTTAGTTCAG GACTACCAAAGCCGCCAGGCAGTACATAAATTAGGTGGGATCCCTCCACTTCTGGAGCTGTTGAAGTCAGACTTCCCTATCATTCAGCGTCTGGCTTTAAAGGTGCTGCAGAATATCACTACTGATGGAGATACATGCAACTCCTTTAGAGAATATCAAGGATATGAGAAGCTCATGGATATCCTCAATAACATG aATTTAAGTGACCTACATGCTGAGGCCTTACAAGTAGTGGCTAACTGTTTGAGTGaaagtgaaactatacagctgATTCACAATGGTGGTGGACTGACAAGGCTGATGGAATTCATTCTCATCCCCAATTTGCCTCAGATCCAGTCCACTGCAGTAAAATGCTTTGCTAGGATGGCTCAGAGTT gTGAGAGTCGTAAATTGCTCCATGAGCAGGGTGTAGAGAAAGTGCTGGTGCAGCTTCTCTCTGTATCTGACGTCAGTGTGATGGTATCTACCTGTCAGGCTGTGGCTGCTATGAGCTTCTACCCTGCCAGCAAAGAAAGCTTCAGGGACTTGG gtaCTATTCCTGCTGTGGTACAATTCCTGAGCAGTGAAAGCTTGGTGCTGAGAGAGGCAGCGACACAAGCCCTCACAAGCCTCACACATGACAACCAACTCAATGCCCT TGCAGTATATGAGGCAGGGGGGCATGAGATCCTCATCCAGCAGTTATATGGAAGCTGTCTAAAGACAGTGGCCTATTCTGCTGCCACACTTTGCAACATAGCAGAACAGGAGATTACCCGATCCAGCATCTTGTCATATGGAGCCATAGAGGCCCTGGTTGAGCTCTTAACGTGCAAAGATACAGAAGTTCTAGTCAATACCATTCTGTGTGTAGCAGCACTGGTCTGTGATAAAGAAGCCAGGacaaag CTGCAAAGAGCTGGAGGCCTTCAACCTTTGGTCAGTCTGCTACGTTCCAATCACAAGGACGTGCTGCACAATGCATGCTTTGCAGTGAATGTTTGTGCCAGCGATAAGCCCACTGCTGTGGAGATGTGCAAGTTTGG AGCTCTTGAAATACTTCAGGAAATCAGCCAGTCAGTAAATCGAAGAAACAGTTTCAGCGAGTTAGCCATGGCCAGCCTGCTGAATTCCAACTTGTCTGTTAAATACAGCCTGACAGGACATTTGTCCTCCACCGATATCATTACTGATGGCTTCTACGATGCTGGGAAg GCTTGTTCGAGTCAGAGGGTTCTGACTTTAGAAGAACTGTCCAAGAAGCCAGTGGACCAACACCGAGCCATAATTGTTATCAACATTGCAACAGA AGAGTCAGTAGATGTGCCACAAGACAGACAAAGCAACCGATCAGAATCAGATGTCAGCAGCAAGAAAGACCAAAGAACAGCAAG gagaaaaaaagaggaggacaaacagaaaaatcaggCCCACTGTGAGTCTCCATCATTGAGAGCACAAAACATGACTGGAGATGTCTCCTTGCAACTGCTGGTGAAAGAGGCCAAGGAATCCATCCTCCCTCTGAATGATGAGCGAAAGCAGTATGCTGCCCTGGCCAG GCTGGTGAGTGGAGCCATGGGTGGAGAGGTGCCAGTGGAAAAGCTACATGAATTCTCATGGGTACTGCACCTTAGTGAACTCAAGTTTCAGCTCCAATCTAATGTTGTTCCCATTGGTTTGATCAGCAAGGGAATCTACTGCCATAGAGCACTTCTGTTCAAG TGTCTCGCAGACTGCATTGGAATGAGCTGCACCCTGGTAAGGGGTGAGTACAACCGGGCATGGAACGAAGTTTTCCTCTTCAGTGAGAATCCCTCCAACAATCACAGCTCTTCACCTCCCTCCCTCTACATAGTGGATCTCATGCACCAGCCTGGAAATTTACTGGCACTCAATAGCCCCGCTGCCCTCAAGTATCAGACTATATAG
- the armc3 gene encoding armadillo repeat-containing protein 3 isoform X3: MEKKSRKASANPRKETFEPLPVESKTPTTAVLLLSSPEEDILLKACEAIYAFAEKGDENKVSLLRLGALHPLCRLITHSNRLVRRNALMALGIMATNGHIKSALKKLNVIPSIVEKLFAEEETVVHEFATLCLAALSVDFVCKVQIFENNGLPLLIHLLSSSDPDVQKNSVEIIFNLVQDYQSRQAVHKLGGIPPLLELLKSDFPIIQRLALKVLQNITTDGDTCNSFREYQGYEKLMDILNNMNLSDLHAEALQVVANCLSESETIQLIHNGGGLTRLMEFILIPNLPQIQSTAVKCFARMAQSCESRKLLHEQGVEKVLVQLLSVSDVSVMVSTCQAVAAMSFYPASKESFRDLGTIPAVVQFLSSESLVLREAATQALTSLTHDNQLNALAVYEAGGHEILIQQLYGSCLKTVAYSAATLCNIAEQEITRSSILSYGAIEALVELLTCKDTEVLVNTILCVAALVCDKEARTKLQRAGGLQPLVSLLRSNHKDVLHNACFAVNVCASDKPTAVEMCKFGALEILQEISQSVNRRNSFSELAMASLLNSNLSVKYSLTGHLSSTDIITDGFYDAGKACSSQRVLTLEELSKKPVDQHRAIIVINIATEESVDVPQDRQSNRSESDVSSKKDQRTARRKKEEDKQKNQAHCESPSLRAQNMTGDVSLQLLVKEAKESILPLNDERKQYAALARLVSGAMGGEVPVEKLHEFSWVLHLSELKFQLQSNVVPIGLISKGIYCHRALLFKCLADCIGMSCTLVRGEYNRAWNEVFLFSENPSNNHSSSPPSLYIVDLMHQPGNLLALNSPAALKYQTI; the protein is encoded by the exons atggaaaaaaaatcgaGAAAAGCTAGCGCAAACCCACGCAAGGAAACG TTTGAGCCGCTACCTGTAGAGAGCAAAACCCCAACAACTGCAGTGTTGTTGCTGAGCTCACCAGAGGAGGACATATTATTAAAAGCGTGCGAAGCAATCTATGCATTTGCAGAAAAAG GAGATGAGAACAAGGTTTCTCTGTTAAGACTTGGGGCATTGCATCCTCTCTGCAGGCTCATAACTCACAGCAACAGACTGGTCAGACGCAACGCCCTCATGGCCCTGGGCATTATGGCCACCAATG GTCATATAAAAAGTGCTCTGAAAAAATTAAACGTCATTCCGTCAATTGTAGAAAAACTCTTTGCTGAAG AGGAGACAGTTGTCCATGAGTTTGCGACACTATGTCTTGCCGCTCTGTCAGTGGATTTTGTCTGCAAGGTCCAGATCTTTGAGAACAATGGCCTACCACTTTTAATCCACCTCTTATCCAGCTCAGACCCAGATGTTCAGAAGAACTCAGTCGAGATCATCTTCAACTTAGTTCAG GACTACCAAAGCCGCCAGGCAGTACATAAATTAGGTGGGATCCCTCCACTTCTGGAGCTGTTGAAGTCAGACTTCCCTATCATTCAGCGTCTGGCTTTAAAGGTGCTGCAGAATATCACTACTGATGGAGATACATGCAACTCCTTTAGAGAATATCAAGGATATGAGAAGCTCATGGATATCCTCAATAACATG aATTTAAGTGACCTACATGCTGAGGCCTTACAAGTAGTGGCTAACTGTTTGAGTGaaagtgaaactatacagctgATTCACAATGGTGGTGGACTGACAAGGCTGATGGAATTCATTCTCATCCCCAATTTGCCTCAGATCCAGTCCACTGCAGTAAAATGCTTTGCTAGGATGGCTCAGAGTT gTGAGAGTCGTAAATTGCTCCATGAGCAGGGTGTAGAGAAAGTGCTGGTGCAGCTTCTCTCTGTATCTGACGTCAGTGTGATGGTATCTACCTGTCAGGCTGTGGCTGCTATGAGCTTCTACCCTGCCAGCAAAGAAAGCTTCAGGGACTTGG gtaCTATTCCTGCTGTGGTACAATTCCTGAGCAGTGAAAGCTTGGTGCTGAGAGAGGCAGCGACACAAGCCCTCACAAGCCTCACACATGACAACCAACTCAATGCCCT TGCAGTATATGAGGCAGGGGGGCATGAGATCCTCATCCAGCAGTTATATGGAAGCTGTCTAAAGACAGTGGCCTATTCTGCTGCCACACTTTGCAACATAGCAGAACAGGAGATTACCCGATCCAGCATCTTGTCATATGGAGCCATAGAGGCCCTGGTTGAGCTCTTAACGTGCAAAGATACAGAAGTTCTAGTCAATACCATTCTGTGTGTAGCAGCACTGGTCTGTGATAAAGAAGCCAGGacaaag CTGCAAAGAGCTGGAGGCCTTCAACCTTTGGTCAGTCTGCTACGTTCCAATCACAAGGACGTGCTGCACAATGCATGCTTTGCAGTGAATGTTTGTGCCAGCGATAAGCCCACTGCTGTGGAGATGTGCAAGTTTGG AGCTCTTGAAATACTTCAGGAAATCAGCCAGTCAGTAAATCGAAGAAACAGTTTCAGCGAGTTAGCCATGGCCAGCCTGCTGAATTCCAACTTGTCTGTTAAATACAGCCTGACAGGACATTTGTCCTCCACCGATATCATTACTGATGGCTTCTACGATGCTGGGAAg GCTTGTTCGAGTCAGAGGGTTCTGACTTTAGAAGAACTGTCCAAGAAGCCAGTGGACCAACACCGAGCCATAATTGTTATCAACATTGCAACAGA AGAGTCAGTAGATGTGCCACAAGACAGACAAAGCAACCGATCAGAATCAGATGTCAGCAGCAAGAAAGACCAAAGAACAGCAAG gagaaaaaaagaggaggacaaacagaaaaatcaggCCCACTGTGAGTCTCCATCATTGAGAGCACAAAACATGACTGGAGATGTCTCCTTGCAACTGCTGGTGAAAGAGGCCAAGGAATCCATCCTCCCTCTGAATGATGAGCGAAAGCAGTATGCTGCCCTGGCCAG GCTGGTGAGTGGAGCCATGGGTGGAGAGGTGCCAGTGGAAAAGCTACATGAATTCTCATGGGTACTGCACCTTAGTGAACTCAAGTTTCAGCTCCAATCTAATGTTGTTCCCATTGGTTTGATCAGCAAGGGAATCTACTGCCATAGAGCACTTCTGTTCAAG TGTCTCGCAGACTGCATTGGAATGAGCTGCACCCTGGTAAGGGGTGAGTACAACCGGGCATGGAACGAAGTTTTCCTCTTCAGTGAGAATCCCTCCAACAATCACAGCTCTTCACCTCCCTCCCTCTACATAGTGGATCTCATGCACCAGCCTGGAAATTTACTGGCACTCAATAGCCCCGCTGCCCTCAAGTATCAGACTATATAG